The following proteins are co-located in the Enoplosus armatus isolate fEnoArm2 chromosome 8, fEnoArm2.hap1, whole genome shotgun sequence genome:
- the her9 gene encoding hairy-related 9 isoform X1, whose protein sequence is MLCSEFLRHLHVFLKAFILPALPQRIYLFAFYLLCSTMPADTMEKQTASPIAGAPANGSHTPDKPKNASEHRKSSKPIMEKRRRARINESLGQLKTLILDALKKDSSRHSKLEKADILEMTVKHLRNLQRVQMSAALSADATVLSKYRAGFNECMNEVTRFLSTSEGVNAEVRSRLLNHLSSCMGQMMSMNYPQQAASQQAHLAQPLHVQLPSTLPISGAAMGSKLSPAEAVSPKVFGGFQLVPATDGQFAFLIPNPAFASATAPVIPLYANAGVPVAVNASPVHGSSAPTAASPVHGMTSFSGGSQAVSPVGVSTGSESSEPVWRPW, encoded by the exons ATGCTCTGCAGTGAATTCTTGAGACATCTCCACGTTTTCCTCAAGGCTTTTATTCTCCCGGCGCTTCCACAGAGGATttacttatttgctttttacCTGCTTTGCTCAACAATGCCAGCTGACACTATGGAAAAGCAGACGGCATCCCCTATTGCCGGAGCCCCTGCAAACGGATCACACACACCGGACAAACCGAAAAATGCCAGCGAGCATAGAAAA TCATCCAAACCGATCATGGAAAAACGCCGCAGAGCCAGAATAAACGAAAGCCTCGGGCAGCTCAAGACTCTCATCCTGGACGCACTTAAAAAAGAT AGCTCCAGGCACTCCAAGTTGGAGAAAGCAGATATCCTGGAGATGACAGTGAAGCACTTGAGGAACCTGCAGCGTGTACAGATGAGCG CAGCGCTCTCAGCAGATGCCACCGTCCTGAGCAAATACAGAGCCGGATTCAACGAGTGCATGAACGAGGTCACCCGCTTCCTCTCCACCTCGGAGGGGGTGAACGCGGAGGTGAGGTCGCGGCTCCTCAACCACCTGTCCAGCTGCATGGGCCAGATGATGTCCATGAACTATCCGCAGCAGGCCGCGTCCCAGCAGGCGCACCTGGCTCAGCCCCTGCATGTGCAGCTCCCATCCACTCTGCCCATCAGCGGTGCCGCCATGGGCTCCAAACTCAGTCCGGCCGAGGCCGTCTCCCCCAAGGTCTTTGGTGGCTTCCAGCTGGTGCCCGCGACCGATGGACAGTTCGCTTTTTTGATCCCTAACCCGGCCTTTGCCTCGGCCACAGCCCCTGTCATCCCCCTCTACGCAAACGCAGGAGTGCCTGTTGCGGTCAACGCCAGTCCGGTGCATGGCAGCTCGGCTCCGACTGCTGCGTCCCCGGTCCACGGCATGACGTCCTTCTCCGGGGGGTCCCAAGCGGTCAGCCCGGTCGGGGTCAGCACCGGCTCGGAGAGCAGCGAGCCAGTGTGGCGGCCTTGGTAG
- the her9 gene encoding hairy-related 9 isoform X2, with amino-acid sequence MLCSEFLRHLHVFLKAFILPALPQRIYLFAFYLLCSTMPADTMEKQTASPIAGAPANGSHTPDKPKNASEHRKSSKPIMEKRRRARINESLGQLKTLILDALKKDSSRHSKLEKADILEMTVKHLRNLQRVQMSAALSADATVLSKYRAGFNECMNEVTRFLSTSEGVNAEVRSRLLNHLSSCMGQMMSMNYPQQAASQQAHLAQPLHVQLPSTLPISGAAMGSKLSPAEAVSPKVFGGFQLVPATDGQFAFLIPNPAFASATAPVIPLYANAGVPVAVNATVSPVGVSTGSESSEPVWRPW; translated from the exons ATGCTCTGCAGTGAATTCTTGAGACATCTCCACGTTTTCCTCAAGGCTTTTATTCTCCCGGCGCTTCCACAGAGGATttacttatttgctttttacCTGCTTTGCTCAACAATGCCAGCTGACACTATGGAAAAGCAGACGGCATCCCCTATTGCCGGAGCCCCTGCAAACGGATCACACACACCGGACAAACCGAAAAATGCCAGCGAGCATAGAAAA TCATCCAAACCGATCATGGAAAAACGCCGCAGAGCCAGAATAAACGAAAGCCTCGGGCAGCTCAAGACTCTCATCCTGGACGCACTTAAAAAAGAT AGCTCCAGGCACTCCAAGTTGGAGAAAGCAGATATCCTGGAGATGACAGTGAAGCACTTGAGGAACCTGCAGCGTGTACAGATGAGCG CAGCGCTCTCAGCAGATGCCACCGTCCTGAGCAAATACAGAGCCGGATTCAACGAGTGCATGAACGAGGTCACCCGCTTCCTCTCCACCTCGGAGGGGGTGAACGCGGAGGTGAGGTCGCGGCTCCTCAACCACCTGTCCAGCTGCATGGGCCAGATGATGTCCATGAACTATCCGCAGCAGGCCGCGTCCCAGCAGGCGCACCTGGCTCAGCCCCTGCATGTGCAGCTCCCATCCACTCTGCCCATCAGCGGTGCCGCCATGGGCTCCAAACTCAGTCCGGCCGAGGCCGTCTCCCCCAAGGTCTTTGGTGGCTTCCAGCTGGTGCCCGCGACCGATGGACAGTTCGCTTTTTTGATCCCTAACCCGGCCTTTGCCTCGGCCACAGCCCCTGTCATCCCCCTCTACGCAAACGCAGGAGTGCCTGTTGCGGTCAACGCCA CGGTCAGCCCGGTCGGGGTCAGCACCGGCTCGGAGAGCAGCGAGCCAGTGTGGCGGCCTTGGTAG